From Bordetella flabilis, the proteins below share one genomic window:
- a CDS encoding flagellar hook-length control protein FliK, which yields MSGVGPTALSSLLVQRLDAVLGTQLAQHGGSNAATRQDAVIPPGRSDGLRPGPQGRGADLLENLSIQDRAALREAAQQAELAAALRSRFVSTDTTPSAPTTLGQTARVILTLLAQYPDTAPALAGKAPLWAGAGDPDGAQDGAAGAPARGAAPGPQAGEPRAIQGPGADDGAQPDLGQHGASAGAGGAAGQAKGAAAPAQAPGATLPEGADPSAARTGAGQPGNASQAAAAASAAALQPGTPQAGALAQALRQAIEGSGLFYESHLSDVAYGQRSAGQVRAEPQARLDASQAPPINTPVPKQSILADNPRFNLPTQAAPLMAQADGLPSTGTAPTWSASMPATPPAPPPGIHPDAALLVRQQLEVLANQTLAWEGTAWPGTDMWWEIRREPREPGQATAPEAPAAWATRLVLTMPRLGTVEARLSLSGQTLGLQIVAPEGESEIAAGGAALRQRLQAAGLELSQLTVSAHAPALEPIP from the coding sequence ATGAGCGGCGTAGGGCCTACCGCGCTCAGCTCGCTGCTGGTGCAGCGGCTGGACGCCGTGCTGGGGACGCAGCTCGCGCAACACGGCGGCTCCAACGCCGCGACACGCCAGGACGCGGTGATACCGCCCGGCCGATCGGACGGGCTGCGTCCGGGCCCGCAAGGCCGCGGCGCCGACTTGCTGGAAAACCTCAGCATCCAGGACCGCGCGGCCCTGCGCGAAGCCGCGCAGCAGGCCGAACTGGCGGCGGCGCTGCGCAGCCGCTTCGTCAGCACCGATACCACCCCCTCGGCGCCCACCACGCTGGGCCAGACGGCCCGCGTCATCCTGACCCTGCTCGCCCAGTATCCCGATACCGCGCCCGCGCTGGCCGGCAAGGCGCCTCTCTGGGCAGGCGCGGGAGATCCGGACGGTGCGCAGGACGGCGCCGCCGGTGCCCCGGCGCGCGGCGCGGCCCCCGGCCCGCAAGCGGGCGAACCGCGTGCCATTCAGGGACCCGGCGCGGACGACGGCGCGCAACCCGACCTGGGGCAGCACGGTGCATCGGCCGGTGCCGGCGGCGCGGCCGGCCAGGCCAAGGGCGCCGCGGCCCCCGCGCAGGCTCCGGGCGCCACGCTGCCCGAAGGCGCGGACCCCTCGGCAGCACGCACCGGCGCAGGGCAACCGGGCAACGCATCGCAAGCCGCCGCGGCGGCCAGCGCAGCGGCGTTGCAGCCCGGCACGCCGCAAGCCGGCGCGTTGGCACAGGCACTGAGACAGGCCATCGAAGGCAGCGGCCTGTTTTACGAATCGCACCTGAGCGACGTCGCCTACGGGCAACGCAGCGCAGGCCAAGTGCGCGCGGAACCGCAGGCACGCCTCGACGCATCGCAGGCCCCGCCCATCAACACGCCGGTGCCCAAGCAATCCATCCTGGCGGACAACCCCCGCTTCAATCTGCCGACGCAGGCCGCGCCGCTGATGGCGCAGGCCGACGGGCTGCCGTCCACCGGCACGGCACCGACCTGGTCGGCATCGATGCCCGCCACGCCCCCCGCTCCGCCGCCGGGTATCCATCCCGATGCGGCGCTGCTGGTGCGCCAGCAGCTCGAAGTGCTGGCCAACCAGACCCTGGCCTGGGAGGGCACGGCCTGGCCGGGCACCGATATGTGGTGGGAAATCCGGCGCGAGCCGCGCGAACCGGGGCAGGCGACCGCGCCGGAAGCCCCGGCCGCCTGGGCGACGCGCCTGGTCCTGACCATGCCCCGCCTCGGTACGGTGGAGGCGCGCCTGTCCTTGTCGGGGCAGACGCTGGGGCTGCAGATCGTGGCTCCCGAGGGCGAAAGCGAGATCGCCGCGGGCGGCGCAGCCTTGCGCCAACGCCTGCAGGCGGCCGGGCTGGAACTCTCACAGTTGACCGTCAGCGCGCATGCACCGGCACTGGAGCCGATCCCATGA
- a CDS encoding flagellar protein FliT produces the protein MTSQSSQIILELYREIVAVTAAMLNAARAQDWTGVLKFGQTYCEIVERLRTIGVTEPLDDMERRQKHDLLVQILENDANTRDLAIPELARMGELLGRMKRQQALLNTYGFKVPAA, from the coding sequence ATGACGTCCCAGTCCTCGCAAATCATTCTTGAGCTTTATCGCGAGATCGTCGCGGTTACCGCGGCAATGCTGAATGCCGCCCGCGCGCAGGACTGGACCGGTGTGCTGAAGTTCGGCCAGACCTATTGTGAAATCGTCGAGCGCCTGCGCACCATCGGCGTGACCGAACCGCTGGACGATATGGAACGCCGCCAGAAGCACGATCTGCTGGTGCAGATCCTGGAGAACGACGCCAATACGCGGGACCTGGCCATTCCGGAACTGGCCCGCATGGGCGAGCTCCTTGGCCGCATGAAGCGGCAGCAGGCGCTGCTGAACACGTACGGGTTCAAGGTCCCGGCGGCATGA
- a CDS encoding MarC family protein, which produces MLLHEYLLIFGRSFLFALATLLPFLNPPAVAPIFWTLTEGASGATRLALAKRVALNVGVMLTIAMVAGNVLLSFFGLSLAIVRVGGGVLVIASAWRLVNSPDAGAERAARMAESFTPEMAKARAFYPLTFPISCGPGSIAAAITVGASLREEDHLISLVKLAGSLPGILVTSLTLYVCLRFAAQFLYKLGENGTTVFMRLSAFVMLCLGVQIVWDGAHELLLSVLVEAMNHIPVPRAP; this is translated from the coding sequence ATGTTGCTGCACGAATATCTGCTGATCTTCGGCCGAAGCTTCCTGTTCGCGCTCGCCACGCTGCTGCCCTTCCTGAATCCTCCCGCGGTTGCCCCCATATTCTGGACCTTGACCGAAGGCGCCTCCGGCGCCACGCGGCTTGCCCTGGCCAAGCGCGTGGCCCTGAACGTGGGCGTGATGCTCACCATCGCCATGGTGGCGGGCAACGTGTTGCTGAGTTTCTTCGGCCTGTCGCTGGCCATCGTGCGCGTGGGCGGCGGCGTGCTGGTGATCGCCAGCGCCTGGCGGCTGGTCAATTCGCCCGACGCCGGCGCCGAGCGTGCGGCAAGAATGGCCGAATCCTTCACGCCCGAGATGGCCAAGGCGCGCGCCTTCTACCCGCTGACCTTTCCCATCAGCTGCGGCCCGGGCTCCATCGCGGCCGCCATCACGGTCGGCGCGTCGCTGCGCGAAGAAGACCATCTCATCAGCCTCGTCAAGCTGGCCGGTTCCCTGCCCGGCATCCTGGTGACTTCGCTCACGCTCTATGTATGCCTGCGCTTCGCCGCGCAATTCCTCTACAAGCTGGGCGAGAACGGCACCACCGTCTTCATGCGGCTATCGGCCTTCGTGATGCTGTGCCTCGGCGTACAGATCGTCTGGGACGGCGCGCATGAACTCCTGCTGAGCGTCCTGGTCGAAGCGATGAACCACATTCCGGTACCGCGCGCGCCTTGA
- a CDS encoding CvpA family protein: MTGFDFVVLAVIAVSGLLGLVRGLLKEVLSLLAYVLAFVAAIWWGPTVYGWLTTWIETTVLRMGVAYAAVFLIVLLGVGLVNMTLAALIRTTGLSPADHGLGGLFGLVRGTLIVLVLVAVAGYTPLPQEAWWRDAMFSHTATEAVKHTKVWLPPSLASLLPY; this comes from the coding sequence GTGACCGGGTTCGATTTCGTCGTGTTGGCGGTCATCGCCGTCTCCGGACTTCTCGGGCTGGTGCGTGGCTTGTTGAAGGAGGTGCTGTCCCTGCTCGCCTATGTGCTGGCTTTCGTGGCGGCGATCTGGTGGGGTCCCACGGTCTATGGCTGGTTGACGACCTGGATCGAAACCACCGTCCTGCGCATGGGGGTGGCTTATGCGGCCGTCTTCCTGATCGTATTGCTGGGGGTCGGGCTGGTGAACATGACCCTGGCCGCGCTCATCCGGACCACGGGCCTGTCGCCCGCCGACCATGGGCTGGGCGGGCTGTTCGGGCTGGTGCGCGGCACGCTGATAGTGCTGGTGCTGGTCGCCGTCGCGGGCTATACCCCGCTGCCCCAGGAAGCCTGGTGGCGTGACGCGATGTTTTCCCATACGGCCACAGAAGCCGTCAAACATACCAAAGTGTGGCTGCCGCCATCGCTGGCGTCATTGCTGCCGTATTGA
- the fliD gene encoding flagellar filament capping protein FliD, translating into MATSTLPPITSLGSGSKLDLQGILDSLAANEKQQLTLIQTQQTNVKTQISAYGTLKSAVDTLQTAAKALADSKTYNVTKATVNGGATEFSVSTQTGATPATYNVKVDALATSQQLKSGVIADRTASMGGGGNITVTLADGTTKTVDVGNDTSLNGIAKAINASDDIGVSASIVNNGSGQSYLILTASDTGTDAAVTKITSSNSAIQGVVGYDSSVPGSPLTQTQAAANAKLTINDVAVTSQSNTVDGIIDNVTITLNQITTGTQSFTVASDTSGISTAVQTFVGAYNTLQNLVKSLTAYDADTEKGSPLTGDSATRSITSTLSGALRVLSTGASTLKTIQDLGITTDPTDGTLDLNVGTIDSNHLHSLNDSLKTNPQDVEDILTALGTNVSNAINGITGSKGLIQTRIDGLNATVDTLQDTYDRTSDRIDADIANIRAQFVQLDAFVAQMNSTSTYLTQQFASLSNSK; encoded by the coding sequence ATGGCTACCTCTACTCTGCCCCCCATTACCTCGCTCGGATCGGGCTCCAAGCTCGATCTGCAGGGCATCCTGGACAGCCTCGCGGCCAATGAAAAGCAGCAGCTGACGCTCATCCAGACGCAGCAGACCAACGTCAAGACGCAGATTTCCGCCTACGGCACGCTGAAGTCAGCCGTGGACACGCTGCAGACCGCGGCCAAGGCCCTGGCTGATTCCAAGACCTACAACGTGACGAAGGCCACCGTAAATGGCGGCGCCACGGAGTTTTCCGTCAGCACCCAGACGGGCGCGACGCCGGCCACCTATAACGTCAAGGTCGACGCGCTGGCCACCTCGCAACAATTGAAGTCCGGCGTGATCGCCGACCGCACGGCGTCCATGGGCGGCGGCGGCAATATCACGGTGACGCTGGCCGACGGCACCACCAAGACGGTGGATGTCGGCAATGACACCTCGCTCAACGGGATCGCCAAGGCCATCAATGCCAGCGACGACATTGGCGTCAGCGCCAGCATCGTCAATAACGGCAGCGGGCAGAGCTATCTGATCCTTACGGCCAGCGATACCGGCACCGATGCGGCAGTCACGAAGATCACCTCCAGCAATTCGGCCATCCAGGGCGTCGTCGGCTACGACAGCTCGGTGCCCGGCAGCCCGCTGACGCAGACCCAGGCCGCCGCCAACGCGAAGCTGACGATCAACGACGTCGCGGTGACCAGCCAGTCGAACACGGTGGACGGCATCATCGACAATGTGACGATCACGCTGAACCAGATCACGACCGGCACGCAGTCCTTCACGGTGGCCTCCGACACGTCCGGCATATCGACGGCCGTGCAGACGTTCGTCGGCGCTTACAACACCCTGCAGAACCTGGTCAAATCGCTGACCGCCTACGATGCCGACACGGAGAAGGGCTCGCCGCTGACCGGTGACAGCGCGACGCGCTCGATCACCTCCACGCTTTCCGGCGCCCTGCGCGTGCTGTCCACCGGCGCGTCGACCCTGAAAACCATCCAGGACCTGGGCATCACAACCGACCCGACGGACGGCACCCTGGATCTGAACGTCGGCACGATCGACAGCAACCACCTGCATTCGCTGAACGATTCCCTGAAGACGAATCCGCAGGACGTCGAGGATATCCTGACCGCGCTGGGCACCAACGTAAGCAACGCCATCAATGGGATCACCGGCTCCAAGGGGCTGATCCAGACGCGCATCGACGGCCTGAATGCCACCGTGGACACCCTGCAGGATACCTACGACCGGACGTCCGACCGTATCGACGCCGATATCGCCAACATTCGCGCGCAGTTCGTGCAACTGGACGCCTTCGTCGCCCAGATGAACAGCACCAGTACGTACCTGACGCAACAGTTCGCCTCGCTCTCGAACAGCAAATAA
- a CDS encoding flagellar protein FlaG, whose protein sequence is MAVSPIAPAALPVQPFEVNPAPVPDAAVLVTPTGDAQRGAGAHGAGADGSSQQSTPGQELPLERALKKINEQMEAWSTQMQFDIDPDTQRVVISIKDTKSGDVIRTIPSETVLNIAKMITKLQGGGVETSA, encoded by the coding sequence ATGGCTGTCAGCCCTATCGCCCCCGCGGCCCTTCCGGTTCAGCCCTTCGAGGTGAACCCGGCTCCGGTGCCCGACGCCGCCGTACTTGTCACTCCGACCGGGGACGCCCAGCGAGGCGCCGGCGCCCATGGCGCGGGGGCGGATGGGTCCTCGCAGCAGTCCACGCCCGGGCAGGAACTGCCCCTGGAGCGCGCGCTGAAGAAGATTAACGAGCAGATGGAGGCCTGGTCCACCCAGATGCAGTTCGATATCGATCCCGATACCCAGCGCGTGGTGATTTCCATCAAGGATACGAAATCCGGGGACGTCATCCGCACCATTCCCAGCGAAACGGTGCTGAACATCGCCAAAATGATCACCAAACTGCAGGGCGGCGGCGTCGAAACCAGCGCCTGA
- a CDS encoding EscU/YscU/HrcU family type III secretion system export apparatus switch protein, protein MTATTPAPGHEPARHAAVALSYEEGETAPRVVAKGYGTLAETIIRTARENGMYVHQSPELVGLLMQVDLDAHIPPQLYLAVAELLAWLYRLEAGSADPAREPSPENLR, encoded by the coding sequence ATGACCGCCACCACGCCGGCGCCCGGGCATGAGCCGGCACGCCACGCGGCCGTCGCCCTGTCGTATGAGGAAGGCGAAACCGCCCCGCGCGTTGTCGCCAAGGGCTACGGCACCCTGGCCGAGACGATCATCCGTACCGCCCGCGAGAACGGTATGTACGTGCATCAGTCGCCGGAGCTCGTCGGACTGTTGATGCAGGTCGACCTGGACGCCCACATTCCGCCGCAGCTCTACCTGGCGGTGGCGGAGCTGCTGGCATGGCTCTACCGGCTGGAAGCCGGGTCCGCGGACCCGGCGCGCGAGCCCTCGCCGGAAAATCTTCGCTGA
- a CDS encoding SPOR domain-containing protein yields MGLFNRKDSAPDTPTGRPRPSVSSEAQAVELRARARRRLAGAVALVLAAVIILPMVLDSEPTRVSDDIPIRIPDRNSPYQPSVSEPQQAPAAADPGAQSGATAGVAGPVAVAPQPPASGTPAPGPDTGKPAPAKPESGRAGDPAHADPARPESPPRTETRSEPARTETRPESRAETKPETKPAAKPEPGPRSDDGSRALALLEGRNVAASPAKPAADTRAAADAKGNFVLQIAAYTTQADAQARRDKLHGAGVTNAFVQEASVGGKHQYRLRVGPFPSREAAQAAQARLRTLGYDNGFIAAQ; encoded by the coding sequence ATGGGTTTGTTTAATCGGAAAGATTCCGCGCCCGATACGCCGACGGGCCGGCCGCGTCCATCCGTGTCCAGCGAGGCCCAGGCCGTGGAACTGCGTGCGCGGGCCCGGCGCCGGCTGGCCGGGGCGGTGGCGCTGGTCCTCGCGGCGGTCATCATCCTGCCCATGGTCCTCGACTCCGAACCTACCCGGGTGAGCGACGACATCCCCATCCGCATTCCGGATCGCAATTCGCCGTACCAGCCGTCCGTATCGGAGCCGCAGCAGGCGCCGGCGGCTGCCGATCCAGGCGCGCAGTCCGGGGCAACTGCGGGCGTCGCCGGTCCGGTGGCCGTTGCGCCGCAACCGCCTGCCAGCGGTACGCCGGCGCCCGGCCCGGATACCGGCAAACCGGCGCCGGCCAAGCCGGAAAGCGGCCGCGCGGGCGATCCCGCCCATGCCGACCCTGCCCGGCCCGAATCGCCGCCACGGACGGAAACCCGTAGCGAGCCTGCCCGGACGGAGACGCGTCCGGAGAGCCGTGCGGAAACCAAGCCGGAGACCAAGCCCGCGGCCAAACCGGAACCGGGTCCGCGCAGCGACGACGGCAGCCGTGCCCTCGCCCTGCTGGAAGGCCGCAACGTTGCCGCGTCCCCGGCGAAACCTGCTGCCGACACCCGCGCCGCGGCGGATGCCAAGGGCAACTTCGTATTGCAGATCGCGGCCTATACCACCCAGGCGGACGCCCAGGCGCGCCGGGACAAGCTGCACGGTGCCGGCGTCACCAATGCCTTCGTGCAGGAGGCCAGCGTCGGCGGCAAGCATCAGTATCGTCTGCGGGTCGGGCCTTTCCCATCCCGCGAGGCGGCCCAGGCGGCCCAGGCGAGGCTGCGTACGCTGGGCTACGACAACGGTTTCATTGCCGCGCAGTGA
- the fliS gene encoding flagellar export chaperone FliS, translated as MAYASRRPDNAYSVRSYADVGIETQVMSASAERLITLLYTAARAAIGQARIHIEQGNVQGRAAAISKAARLIDEGLKQALDLEAGGEIAGNLNSLYDYMLRLLVTANLKGDAALLQTADTLLAELQEAWQTSVDRPGDAVRS; from the coding sequence ATGGCCTACGCATCGCGCCGTCCCGACAACGCTTACTCCGTGCGTTCCTATGCCGATGTCGGCATCGAAACGCAGGTCATGAGCGCCAGTGCGGAAAGACTCATCACCCTGCTCTATACCGCGGCGCGTGCCGCCATCGGGCAGGCTCGCATCCATATCGAACAGGGCAATGTCCAAGGGCGCGCAGCGGCGATCAGCAAGGCCGCCCGCCTGATCGACGAAGGCCTGAAGCAGGCGCTCGACCTGGAAGCCGGCGGTGAAATCGCCGGCAACCTGAACAGCCTGTACGACTATATGCTCCGCCTCCTGGTGACCGCGAACCTGAAAGGGGATGCCGCGCTGCTGCAAACGGCGGATACCCTGCTCGCCGAGCTCCAGGAAGCGTGGCAGACGTCCGTGGATCGCCCCGGCGACGCCGTCCGGTCCTGA
- the folC gene encoding bifunctional tetrahydrofolate synthase/dihydrofolate synthase, with translation MSPHTKPDAAATLSQWLAYLESLHPKTIDLGLGRVRQVAARLGLTLDCVKIVVGGTNGKGSTCAMLEAILLAAGFKVGLYTSPHLIDFNERIRVNGELASDAALVAQFQAVESARGDVSLTYFEFTTLAALRLFAGAGLDAVVLEVGLGGRLDAVNIVDADCAIVTSVDLDHMDWLGDTREKIGYEKAHIYRPGRPAICADPVPPQSLLDHAAAIGADLWLFGRDYNYSGDRQQWGYGGRNQRRAALAYPALRGANQLLNASAALAALEALRDRLPVPQQAVRQGLSQATLPGRFQILPGQPTVILDVGHNPHAAAVLAQNLDNMGFHPYTHAVFGMLSDKDIAGVVAKLGSRIDNWYCAGLPGPRGGPGEALAGQVRAALPNTAPGADAPLVSAYADPGQAYAAARARAGENDRIVVFGSFLTVAAVLQSLGRKS, from the coding sequence ATGTCTCCCCATACCAAGCCGGACGCCGCCGCCACGCTTTCCCAGTGGTTGGCGTACCTGGAATCGCTGCACCCCAAGACCATCGACCTGGGCCTGGGCCGGGTCCGCCAGGTGGCGGCAAGGCTGGGACTGACGCTGGACTGCGTCAAGATCGTCGTCGGCGGCACCAACGGCAAAGGCTCGACCTGCGCCATGCTGGAGGCCATCCTGTTGGCCGCCGGCTTCAAGGTCGGCCTTTACACCTCCCCGCACCTGATCGATTTCAACGAGCGGATAAGAGTCAACGGCGAACTGGCGTCCGACGCCGCCCTGGTTGCCCAGTTCCAGGCCGTCGAGAGCGCGCGAGGAGATGTATCGCTGACATATTTCGAATTCACCACGCTGGCGGCCCTGCGCCTGTTCGCCGGCGCCGGGCTGGACGCCGTCGTCCTGGAGGTGGGATTGGGCGGCCGGCTGGACGCGGTGAATATCGTCGACGCCGATTGCGCGATCGTCACCAGCGTCGACCTGGACCATATGGACTGGCTGGGCGACACCCGCGAGAAGATCGGCTATGAAAAAGCCCACATCTATCGCCCGGGCCGGCCGGCCATCTGCGCCGACCCCGTGCCGCCGCAAAGCCTGCTCGACCATGCCGCCGCGATCGGTGCGGACCTGTGGCTTTTCGGCCGCGACTACAACTATTCGGGCGATCGCCAGCAGTGGGGCTACGGCGGCCGCAACCAGCGCCGCGCCGCGCTGGCCTACCCAGCGCTGCGCGGCGCCAACCAGTTGCTCAACGCTTCCGCCGCGCTGGCCGCCCTGGAGGCCCTGCGCGATCGCCTGCCGGTCCCGCAGCAGGCGGTGCGCCAGGGGCTGTCGCAGGCCACGCTGCCGGGCCGGTTCCAGATCCTGCCCGGGCAGCCGACCGTCATTCTGGACGTCGGCCACAACCCCCATGCCGCCGCGGTCCTGGCGCAGAACCTCGACAACATGGGGTTCCACCCCTATACGCACGCGGTGTTCGGCATGCTTTCCGACAAGGACATCGCGGGCGTGGTGGCCAAGCTCGGCAGCCGTATCGACAACTGGTACTGCGCCGGCCTGCCGGGTCCGCGTGGCGGACCGGGGGAAGCCCTGGCCGGCCAGGTGCGTGCGGCGCTGCCGAACACCGCGCCGGGTGCGGATGCACCCCTCGTTTCCGCCTATGCGGACCCGGGCCAGGCGTACGCGGCGGCGCGCGCCCGGGCCGGGGAGAATGATAGAATCGTGGTGTTCGGATCGTTCCTCACCGTTGCCGCCGTGCTCCAGTCGTTGGGGCGTAAATCCTGA
- the purF gene encoding amidophosphoribosyltransferase, translated as MCGIVGVVGRGPVNQLLYDSLLLLQHRGQDAAGIATEQGSQFNLYKAHGLVRDVFRTRNMRALPGTSGVAQVRYPTAGSSASEEEAQPFYVNAPFGIMMAHNGNLTNWRELRESLFRVDRRHINTNSDSEVLLNVLAHELQSSANGVSLDDDAIFRAVSAVHRRVRGAYAVVAQIAGYGLLAFRDPYGIRPLCIGRQDTDQGTEWMVASESVALEGSGFNFVRDVAPGEAIFVDLDGRFVSRQCADNAQLVPCIFEYVYFARPDSLMDGVSVYDARLRMGEYLADKVARGMRLGDIDVVMPIPDSSRPAAMQLAARLNLDYREGLIKNRYVGRTFIMPGQAVRKKSVRQKLNAIGREFKGKNVLLVDDSIVRGTTSREIVDMARAAGANKVFFASAAPPVRFPNVYGIDMPTQRELIATGRSDAEIAQTIGADALIYQDLQDMQQAVRDLNPAMSRFEASCFDGDYITGDITPEYLERLGQSRGEPDEEQRGGLQFNMGYAANDA; from the coding sequence ATGTGTGGAATCGTAGGGGTCGTGGGGCGCGGGCCGGTGAACCAGCTGCTCTATGACAGTCTGCTGCTTTTGCAGCATCGGGGCCAGGATGCCGCGGGCATCGCCACCGAGCAGGGCAGCCAGTTCAACCTGTACAAGGCACATGGCCTGGTGCGGGACGTGTTCCGCACGCGGAACATGCGCGCCTTGCCGGGCACCAGCGGCGTGGCCCAGGTGCGGTATCCCACGGCGGGCTCCAGCGCGAGCGAAGAAGAGGCGCAGCCCTTCTACGTGAATGCGCCGTTCGGCATCATGATGGCCCACAACGGCAACCTCACGAATTGGCGCGAGCTGCGCGAGTCGCTGTTTCGCGTCGACCGCCGCCATATCAACACGAATTCGGATTCGGAAGTCCTCCTCAACGTCCTGGCCCACGAGCTGCAATCGTCGGCCAACGGCGTCTCGCTGGACGACGACGCCATTTTTCGCGCCGTCTCCGCGGTGCATCGCCGTGTGCGCGGCGCGTATGCCGTGGTCGCGCAGATCGCCGGTTACGGCCTGCTGGCGTTCCGCGATCCCTACGGTATCCGCCCCCTCTGTATCGGCAGGCAGGATACCGACCAGGGCACGGAGTGGATGGTGGCCTCGGAATCCGTGGCGCTGGAAGGCAGCGGCTTCAACTTCGTGCGCGACGTCGCCCCGGGCGAGGCCATATTCGTCGACCTGGACGGCCGCTTCGTCAGCCGCCAGTGCGCGGACAACGCGCAGCTGGTGCCGTGCATCTTCGAATATGTCTATTTCGCGCGGCCCGATTCGCTGATGGACGGGGTGTCGGTCTACGATGCCCGGTTGCGCATGGGGGAATACCTGGCCGACAAGGTCGCGCGCGGCATGCGCCTGGGCGACATCGACGTGGTCATGCCCATTCCCGATTCCTCCCGGCCGGCCGCCATGCAGCTGGCCGCGCGCCTGAACCTGGATTACCGCGAAGGGCTCATCAAGAACCGCTACGTGGGCCGCACCTTCATCATGCCGGGCCAGGCGGTACGCAAGAAATCGGTACGGCAGAAGCTGAACGCCATCGGCCGCGAATTCAAGGGCAAGAACGTGCTGCTGGTGGACGACTCCATCGTGCGCGGCACGACCAGCCGGGAAATCGTCGACATGGCGCGCGCCGCCGGCGCCAACAAGGTGTTCTTCGCCTCGGCCGCGCCACCGGTCCGATTCCCGAACGTCTACGGCATCGACATGCCGACCCAGCGCGAATTGATCGCCACCGGTCGCAGCGATGCCGAGATCGCGCAGACTATCGGCGCCGATGCATTGATCTACCAGGACCTGCAGGATATGCAGCAGGCAGTGCGCGACCTGAACCCGGCGATGAGCCGCTTCGAGGCTTCCTGCTTCGACGGCGACTACATCACCGGGGACATCACGCCGGAATACCTGGAGCGCCTCGGCCAGAGCCGCGGCGAACCGGATGAAGAGCAGCGCGGCGGGCTGCAGTTCAACATGGGCTACGCCGCCAACGACGCGTAA
- a CDS encoding disulfide bond formation protein B, with translation MMSTLQRTLVLVAILALGAVGVALVSQYVFDMQPCAWCVLQRLVYLAIAAICLLTAWAPPLLRRVGAVLVLLLAASGVAAAYYQYTVAAKLLSCDQTFADKFISATGLDGAVPSVFGIYATCMDAVVKVLGVEYAVWSLALFAILLLLALRGLFKHA, from the coding sequence ATGATGTCCACCCTGCAACGCACGCTCGTCCTGGTCGCCATCCTGGCCTTGGGCGCGGTCGGAGTCGCCCTGGTTTCACAGTATGTGTTCGACATGCAGCCGTGCGCATGGTGCGTGCTGCAACGATTGGTCTACCTGGCCATCGCGGCCATCTGCCTGCTGACGGCGTGGGCGCCGCCACTGCTGCGTCGTGTCGGCGCCGTGCTGGTGCTCCTGCTGGCCGCCAGCGGCGTGGCCGCGGCCTATTACCAGTACACGGTCGCCGCCAAGCTGCTGTCGTGCGACCAGACCTTCGCAGATAAATTCATCTCGGCGACGGGACTGGACGGCGCCGTGCCGTCGGTATTCGGCATCTACGCGACCTGCATGGACGCGGTGGTGAAGGTGCTCGGTGTGGAATACGCGGTGTGGAGCCTGGCGCTCTTCGCGATCCTGCTGTTGCTGGCCTTGCGGGGCCTATTCAAGCACGCTTGA